The following proteins are co-located in the Mycolicibacterium goodii genome:
- the cobG gene encoding precorrin-3B synthase codes for MTRTRDQDACPGALTVHQAADGALVRIRLAGGAITAAQLAALADVASNFGSPAMELTSRGNIQIRGLTDTDAVAAALADAGLLPSPTHERVRNIVASPLSGRCGGVADVAALVTELDAAIQAEPDLAGLPGRFLFGLDDGRGDISGLGPDAGVHMLDADAGALLLGGVDTGVRIPRAEVVPTLVTVARRFAAGRGKAWRVGELEDRSLLLAGLTPAVPGGQRWAPTVRPPVGWIEQRDGRVALGAGVRLGVFSARDAQFLAAIEAPIAITPWRSVLVFDLDESVADTALRVLAPMGLVFDENSPWLDVSACTGSPGCAKSLTDVRADAAAAAQDTAAAAAAAQEPYSGHRHFVGCDRACGSPPVGDVLVATEDGYRLRIAPP; via the coding sequence ATGACTCGGACCCGTGACCAGGATGCCTGCCCCGGCGCACTGACCGTGCACCAGGCCGCCGACGGCGCGTTGGTGCGCATCCGGCTGGCCGGCGGCGCCATCACCGCGGCGCAGCTGGCCGCCCTGGCGGACGTGGCGAGCAATTTCGGTTCTCCCGCAATGGAACTCACCTCCCGCGGCAATATCCAGATCCGAGGGCTGACCGACACCGACGCCGTGGCGGCGGCGCTGGCCGACGCCGGGTTGCTGCCGTCCCCGACGCACGAGCGTGTGCGCAACATCGTGGCCTCGCCGCTGTCGGGCCGCTGCGGCGGCGTCGCCGACGTTGCGGCGCTGGTCACCGAGCTCGACGCGGCGATCCAGGCCGAACCCGACCTGGCCGGGTTACCGGGCCGGTTCCTGTTCGGTCTCGACGACGGGCGCGGCGACATCTCCGGCCTGGGCCCCGACGCCGGGGTGCACATGCTCGATGCCGACGCGGGCGCGTTGCTGCTGGGCGGCGTCGACACCGGGGTCCGGATCCCGCGTGCCGAAGTGGTGCCCACGCTGGTCACCGTGGCCCGCCGCTTCGCCGCGGGCCGCGGAAAGGCCTGGCGCGTCGGCGAACTCGAGGACCGGTCACTGTTGTTGGCGGGGCTGACGCCGGCCGTTCCCGGCGGGCAGCGCTGGGCACCGACGGTGCGGCCGCCGGTCGGCTGGATCGAGCAGCGCGACGGCCGTGTGGCGCTGGGCGCCGGGGTCCGGCTGGGTGTGTTCTCGGCCCGCGATGCGCAGTTCCTGGCCGCGATCGAGGCGCCGATCGCGATCACGCCGTGGCGCTCGGTGCTGGTGTTCGACCTCGACGAGAGCGTGGCCGACACCGCGCTGCGCGTGCTCGCCCCGATGGGTCTGGTGTTCGACGAGAACTCGCCCTGGCTCGACGTCAGCGCGTGCACCGGCAGCCCGGGGTGTGCGAAGTCGCTGACCGATGTCCGGGCCGACGCCGCGGCAGCGGCGCAGGACACAGCCGCGGCAGCGGCAGCGGCGCAGGAACCGTATTCGGGTCACCGGCACTTCGTGGGCTGTGACCGGGCCTGCGGCAGCCCGCCGGTCGGTGACGTCCTGGTCGCCACCGAGGACGGATACCGACTGCGCATCGCGCCCCCGTAA
- a CDS encoding TauD/TfdA dioxygenase family protein codes for MSELRATTPADFTVTRLGAHIGARIDGVRLGGDLSPAAVSAINAALLEHKVIFFSGQDHLDDAGQLEFAKLLGTPTVAHPTLAEGSEQLLPIDSRYDKANSWHTDVTFVDRIPKASLLRAVALPSYGGTTAWASTEAAYDQLPAPLRTLAEGLWAVHTNRFDYADSAITAEQRGYRERFESDYYEIEHPVVRVHPETGRRVLLLGHFVRSFVGLKDTESAALFRLFQDRITRLENTVRWNWQLGDVAIWDNRATQHYAVADYDDQYRRLNRITLAGDIPVDVYGERSRVIAGDAASYSPVDSPAGAVALAG; via the coding sequence GTGAGTGAACTTCGTGCGACAACCCCGGCCGACTTCACCGTCACCAGGCTCGGGGCACACATCGGTGCCAGAATCGACGGCGTGCGCCTGGGCGGCGACCTGTCCCCCGCGGCCGTCAGCGCCATCAACGCCGCGCTGCTCGAGCACAAGGTGATCTTCTTCTCCGGTCAGGACCACCTCGATGATGCCGGACAACTGGAGTTCGCCAAGCTGCTCGGCACGCCGACGGTGGCCCACCCGACCCTGGCCGAGGGCTCCGAGCAGTTGTTGCCGATCGACTCGCGCTACGACAAGGCCAACAGCTGGCACACCGACGTCACATTCGTCGACCGGATCCCCAAGGCCTCGCTGCTGCGCGCGGTGGCCCTGCCCAGCTACGGCGGCACCACCGCGTGGGCCTCGACGGAGGCGGCCTACGACCAGCTGCCCGCGCCGTTGCGCACGCTGGCCGAGGGCCTGTGGGCCGTGCACACCAACCGGTTCGACTACGCCGACAGCGCGATCACCGCCGAACAGCGCGGATACCGTGAACGGTTCGAATCCGACTACTACGAGATCGAGCATCCGGTGGTGCGGGTGCACCCCGAGACCGGCAGGCGGGTGCTGCTGCTCGGCCACTTCGTGAGGTCGTTCGTCGGGCTCAAGGACACCGAGTCGGCGGCCCTGTTCCGGCTGTTCCAGGACCGCATCACCCGGCTGGAGAACACCGTGCGGTGGAACTGGCAGCTCGGCGACGTCGCGATCTGGGACAACCGCGCCACGCAGCACTACGCCGTGGCCGACTACGACGACCAGTACCGCAGGCTCAACCGCATCACGCTGGCCGGTGACATCCCGGTCGACGTGTACGGCGAGCGCAGCCGCGTCATCGCGGGCGACGCGGCGAGTTACTCACCGGTGGACAGCCCCGCGGGCGCGGTCGCCCTGGCCGGCTGA